A stretch of Numenius arquata chromosome 11, bNumArq3.hap1.1, whole genome shotgun sequence DNA encodes these proteins:
- the LOC141470314 gene encoding leukotriene C4 synthase-like has protein sequence MRNQIDLLATVTVLGVLEQAYFTLQVIYARRKYKISPPATTGHPEFERIFRAQVNCSEYFPIFVSLLWVAGIFFHQGVAAVCGLLYLYARFKYFQGYAMAAQGRLGPLYASARLLWLLLGLAVAGLLAHFLLSGSSTWTAVLAQPLQLLSGW, from the exons ATGAGGAATCAGATAGATCTGCTGGCCACCGTCACGGTTCTGGGAGTCCTGGAGCAAG cctattTTACGCTGCAGGTGATCTATGCCCGGCGGAAGTACAAGATCTCCCCCCCTGCGACAACAGGTCACCCTGAATTTGAGCGGATCTTCAGAGCTCA GGTGAATTGCTCAGAGTACTTCCCCATCTTTGTCTCGCTCCTCTGGGTTGCTGGAATCTTCTTCCATCAAG GTGTGGCTGCGGTGTGTGGGCTGCTGTACCTCTACGCCCGCTTCAAGTATTTCCAGGGATATGCCATGGCTGCGCAGGGACG GTTGGGGCCACTCTACGCCAGTGCCcggctgctctggctgctgctggggctggccgTGGCTGGGCTCCTGGCACATTTCCTGCTGTCCGGCTCCTCCACATGGACGGCAGTGCTGGCACAGCCCCTCCAGCTGCTCAGTGGCTGGTGA